A single Anatilimnocola floriformis DNA region contains:
- a CDS encoding HK97 family phage prohead protease, whose translation MKTEVRYLATPNLEVRSEDGAPTRITGYAVVYNALSHDLGGFREVIRPGTFTRSLIDNPDVRALVEHNDLMLVGRTAAGTLKITEDERGLAIELTTPNTSVGRDLVENVRLKNYSGMSFRFNTVKDSWNRSADGVVRELTDVDLIEVSVVSSPAYPDTSVAVRSMKAWSDFDPSMLKTLEYKLKLACL comes from the coding sequence TTGAAAACCGAAGTCCGTTACCTTGCCACACCTAACTTGGAAGTCCGCAGCGAAGACGGCGCACCGACGCGCATCACTGGCTATGCCGTTGTGTACAACGCACTGAGCCATGACCTCGGCGGATTCCGCGAAGTCATTCGGCCTGGCACCTTCACCCGTTCTCTGATTGACAATCCTGATGTGCGGGCGCTTGTTGAGCACAATGACTTGATGCTTGTCGGTCGCACAGCGGCTGGCACGCTCAAAATCACCGAAGACGAACGTGGTCTCGCCATTGAATTGACTACACCGAACACGTCGGTCGGTCGTGATCTGGTTGAGAACGTGCGGCTCAAAAACTACTCGGGAATGTCGTTTCGGTTCAACACTGTGAAAGACAGTTGGAATCGCAGTGCCGATGGCGTGGTTCGCGAACTGACCGACGTCGATCTGATTGAAGTGTCGGTCGTATCGAGTCCGGCCTACCCAGACACCAGCGTTGCCGTGCGCTCGATGAAAGCATGGTCTGACTTCGACCCGTCGATGCTCAAGACGCTTGAATACAAACTGAAACTCGCTTGCTTGTAG
- a CDS encoding HNH endonuclease → MPIAAKPLRTQPRHESRLSSYRRGYDHHWRAARIQFLRQHPLCVECQSVGIATAATVVDHVTPHRGCYALFWNQSNWQSLCERCHNVKTAHGG, encoded by the coding sequence GTGCCGATAGCCGCCAAGCCCTTGAGAACTCAGCCGCGCCACGAGTCGCGACTCAGTTCTTATCGGCGCGGATACGATCACCACTGGCGCGCTGCCCGCATCCAATTCCTTCGGCAGCATCCGCTCTGCGTCGAGTGCCAATCAGTCGGCATCGCAACCGCAGCAACCGTCGTCGATCACGTCACACCGCACCGTGGCTGCTACGCACTGTTTTGGAATCAATCGAATTGGCAATCGTTGTGCGAGCGATGCCACAACGTGAAGACCGCGCACGGTGGGTAG
- a CDS encoding LamG domain-containing protein — MARNLDGVSDYMQGSNVRNVPFTMAIWFNPNAVTATLTLCSLCTGGVSDQSRFLLNCHGALAGDPLRASTVNSSGTSSFAATSTASVAGSWQHGCGVFGSASSRAVYLNGGGKGTESTSRAISNSAVVIAGAQQTTSGVYTSQFDGLLAHFTIWNVALTDAEVALIAKPGFDSTRMRPNAIIGHWPLIGRVSPEIDIRGGANLTLSGSPGAGDHPRFCQELW, encoded by the coding sequence ATGGCCCGCAATCTCGATGGCGTGTCGGACTACATGCAAGGCAGCAATGTTCGCAACGTGCCGTTCACGATGGCAATTTGGTTCAACCCGAATGCCGTAACTGCCACGCTTACGCTGTGCTCGCTATGCACGGGTGGGGTATCGGACCAAAGCCGCTTCCTACTGAACTGTCACGGCGCGCTGGCTGGCGACCCGCTGCGTGCCTCGACGGTGAACTCTTCCGGCACTAGCTCTTTTGCTGCTACATCAACGGCTTCCGTGGCTGGCAGTTGGCAGCACGGTTGCGGTGTATTCGGCTCGGCAAGCAGCCGCGCTGTATATCTCAACGGTGGTGGTAAGGGCACCGAGTCTACGTCCCGGGCAATCAGCAATTCAGCGGTCGTTATCGCGGGCGCACAGCAGACGACTTCTGGCGTGTACACCAGCCAGTTTGACGGTTTGCTTGCGCACTTCACTATCTGGAACGTCGCTCTGACGGACGCCGAAGTCGCCTTGATTGCAAAGCCTGGCTTCGATTCCACGCGTATGCGACCGAATGCAATCATCGGACATTGGCCATTGATCGGCCGAGTGAGTCCTGAAATCGACATTCGCGGTGGTGCGAACCTGACGTTGAGTGGCTCTCCCGGCGCAGGCGACCATCCACGCTTCTGTCAGGAGTTGTGGTGA
- the gp17 gene encoding tail completion protein gp17 — translation MIRSSLRQYLATNLANLVGSRIFPLVLPQSAARPAITYARTTGGHDHNLKQATGSAIPVFELDCWADSYEAADQLAEAVRQKMQGFSGTMGSVSVRAVILDDEVDAFEVPSDGSDNGIYRISLKYRIRYDESIPTF, via the coding sequence ATGATCCGATCTAGTCTGCGCCAGTATCTGGCCACCAATCTTGCGAACCTAGTTGGTTCGCGCATCTTCCCGCTTGTTCTGCCTCAGTCCGCTGCCCGTCCCGCCATCACGTATGCGCGCACTACGGGTGGCCACGACCACAACTTGAAACAAGCAACCGGCTCTGCAATTCCAGTCTTTGAACTTGACTGCTGGGCCGACAGCTACGAAGCCGCTGACCAACTTGCCGAAGCCGTGCGTCAAAAGATGCAAGGCTTTAGCGGCACGATGGGCAGCGTCAGCGTTCGCGCTGTGATTCTCGATGACGAAGTAGACGCTTTTGAAGTGCCGTCTGACGGCAGCGACAACGGCATCTATCGCATCTCACTCAAGTACCGCATTCGGTACGACGAGTCGATTCCGACTTTCTAA
- a CDS encoding head-tail connector protein, translated as MTRYGLELVTPPVSEPVSLADMKQHARISREDEDTTISAFVTAARQYSETFLRRQLMPATWRMSLDCFPAEMRLPLPPLQSVTSITFVDGNGTTQTVASDTYYVDSTTEPGRIVPVGCWPTARNQPGAVKVTFVAGYDTVPATVTTAIKMLAAHYYEHREAVNEGGLTEVPMAVESLLMSEQWGTL; from the coding sequence ATGACACGCTACGGCCTGGAACTGGTGACGCCCCCGGTCAGTGAACCGGTGAGCCTTGCCGACATGAAACAACACGCGCGCATCTCGCGCGAAGATGAAGACACAACAATCTCTGCATTCGTGACCGCTGCCCGGCAGTACAGCGAAACCTTTCTGCGTCGGCAACTGATGCCCGCCACTTGGCGGATGTCGCTCGATTGCTTCCCGGCTGAGATGAGACTGCCGCTGCCGCCGCTGCAATCCGTCACCAGCATCACGTTCGTCGATGGCAACGGCACGACTCAGACAGTCGCATCCGACACCTATTACGTCGATTCGACTACCGAGCCCGGTCGCATCGTGCCGGTCGGATGTTGGCCCACGGCCCGCAACCAACCCGGTGCGGTGAAGGTCACCTTCGTCGCCGGTTACGACACGGTGCCCGCCACCGTTACGACTGCCATCAAGATGCTTGCGGCTCACTACTACGAGCATCGCGAAGCCGTCAACGAAGGTGGTCTGACCGAAGTGCCGATGGCCGTCGAATCGCTGCTGATGTCCGAGCAATGGGGGACGCTATGA
- a CDS encoding DNA methyltransferase, producing the protein MDWKSRGIELHHGDCRDWLDSVTADAVITDPPYGIAHNTNYTRFTGGLSDHRNFETPIAGDDEPFDPSPFMRFKKVILWGANCFSDRLPMGTWLVWCKRRDNQIGTFMSDCEVAWQKGGHGVYLHRHIWNGFDRESERGKTIHPTQKPVALMRWCIERLKLKPGSTIFDPYMGSAPVAQAAIELGHRYIGIEKDAKHFATAVKRIESLNMLAA; encoded by the coding sequence ATGGACTGGAAGTCACGCGGCATCGAGCTACACCACGGCGACTGCCGGGACTGGCTCGATTCCGTCACCGCCGATGCGGTCATCACTGACCCGCCCTACGGCATTGCCCACAACACAAACTACACCCGCTTCACTGGCGGACTTTCCGACCACCGCAACTTCGAGACGCCAATCGCTGGCGACGATGAGCCCTTCGACCCTTCGCCGTTCATGCGATTCAAGAAGGTGATTCTCTGGGGCGCAAACTGTTTCAGCGACCGGCTGCCAATGGGCACCTGGCTCGTATGGTGCAAGCGCCGCGACAACCAGATTGGAACCTTTATGTCTGACTGCGAAGTCGCGTGGCAGAAAGGTGGCCACGGTGTCTATCTGCATCGCCACATCTGGAATGGTTTCGACCGCGAGTCAGAACGTGGCAAGACAATCCACCCGACTCAGAAACCCGTCGCACTGATGCGATGGTGCATTGAGCGGCTAAAGCTAAAACCCGGCTCGACGATCTTCGACCCCTACATGGGTTCCGCGCCAGTGGCGCAAGCGGCCATCGAACTTGGTCACCGCTACATCGGCATCGAGAAAGATGCCAAGCACTTCGCCACCGCCGTCAAACGAATCGAATCACTGAACATGCTGGCGGCATAA
- a CDS encoding phage tail tube protein, translating into MAYTAGKGTKLQLSISSTLTDIAQVVSMTPPSMEMGTVETTHLLSTWREYISTIPDGGSIDFTLEWDASHATHAALWTAFQGGAVETWKVLFTDTGAATVGFSGIVTGYAFDEIAVDGVVTASLSVKLTGPVVITP; encoded by the coding sequence ATGGCGTATACCGCTGGCAAAGGGACGAAGTTGCAATTGTCAATTTCGTCCACGCTCACCGACATCGCGCAAGTCGTGAGCATGACTCCCCCGTCGATGGAAATGGGTACGGTCGAAACGACCCACCTGCTTTCGACGTGGCGCGAATACATCTCGACCATCCCTGACGGTGGCTCGATTGATTTCACCCTTGAGTGGGATGCGTCCCACGCCACGCACGCTGCGCTTTGGACTGCCTTTCAAGGTGGTGCCGTTGAGACGTGGAAGGTGCTTTTCACCGACACGGGCGCGGCCACAGTCGGCTTCAGCGGCATCGTCACCGGATATGCGTTTGACGAGATCGCGGTTGACGGAGTCGTCACCGCCAGTCTTTCGGTGAAGCTTACCGGCCCCGTGGTCATCACCCCCTGA
- a CDS encoding phage portal protein — protein MLFDWFFPKETRSLENPATPLSVSLTSGFTDTGLAITPHTALNIAAVWQAVNVLANDVAKLPLHIYRRTPDGGRERDTMHPASYLLRRKSNANLTSFALIKTMMLHTLLWGNAYAFILRDNAAKPLELILLLPERTKVIRINNEVRYQTKIGNETRVLRPEDVLHIRGLSHDGITGLSMIDLARESLALGLAAEKFGTKFFGNGSVSSGVITYPGRLKEQAANNLQSEFEEKHQGLTNAHRTILLQEGAKFTPLTIPPETAQFLGTREFQKSEVASWFNLPPHKVGTGDHTSYASLEVENQSYLDNSLDPWLLTFEFECFDKLLTEQEKQTESHFVEFVREALLRADLPTRYAAYTSAITNGFMSRNEVRRRENLPPIEGGDAFLTPLNMTAEPTQPPAPTTDVQRSLLVDVLGRMSRRIAATARQAAKQPADFEQRMQRELDDYEPLFMQAIAPAIGAIRCLSNDNTLAPGPIARRHVASLRDELKTNDIEATVSRWESSATEQANNILGIAL, from the coding sequence TTGCTCTTTGATTGGTTCTTTCCGAAAGAAACCCGCTCACTTGAAAACCCCGCCACGCCGCTCTCCGTTTCATTGACAAGCGGCTTCACTGACACCGGCCTCGCCATTACGCCGCACACCGCGCTCAACATCGCCGCCGTCTGGCAAGCAGTGAACGTGCTGGCAAACGATGTGGCGAAACTACCGCTGCACATCTATCGCCGCACCCCTGACGGTGGGCGCGAACGCGATACGATGCACCCGGCCAGCTATCTACTGCGGCGCAAATCGAATGCCAACCTGACATCGTTTGCGCTCATCAAGACGATGATGCTGCACACGCTGCTTTGGGGAAACGCCTACGCTTTCATTTTGCGCGACAACGCAGCCAAGCCGCTCGAACTGATTCTGCTGTTGCCCGAACGCACCAAGGTGATTCGCATCAACAACGAAGTTCGCTATCAAACGAAGATCGGCAACGAGACTCGCGTGCTGCGTCCCGAGGATGTGTTGCACATTCGCGGCCTGTCTCACGATGGCATCACTGGCTTGTCGATGATTGACCTGGCTCGCGAAAGCCTAGCGCTTGGGTTGGCTGCTGAGAAGTTTGGCACCAAGTTCTTCGGTAATGGCTCTGTCTCATCGGGTGTGATTACCTACCCCGGACGATTGAAAGAGCAAGCTGCCAACAATCTGCAAAGTGAATTTGAAGAGAAACACCAAGGCCTGACCAACGCCCACCGCACAATTCTTTTGCAGGAAGGCGCGAAGTTCACGCCGCTGACCATTCCGCCTGAGACCGCTCAGTTCCTTGGCACCCGCGAATTTCAGAAGTCCGAAGTTGCCAGTTGGTTCAATCTACCGCCGCACAAAGTCGGCACCGGTGACCACACTTCCTACGCCAGCCTCGAAGTTGAGAATCAGTCGTATCTCGACAACTCTCTTGACCCTTGGCTGCTGACATTCGAGTTCGAGTGCTTCGACAAGTTGCTGACTGAACAAGAGAAGCAAACCGAATCGCACTTTGTCGAGTTCGTTCGCGAAGCGTTGCTTCGTGCCGATCTGCCGACGCGCTACGCCGCATATACATCGGCCATCACGAATGGCTTTATGTCGCGCAACGAAGTGCGCCGCCGCGAGAACCTGCCACCCATCGAAGGTGGTGACGCATTCCTGACACCGCTGAACATGACCGCTGAGCCAACTCAGCCACCCGCGCCAACGACCGACGTGCAGCGCAGCCTGCTGGTTGATGTGCTCGGTCGGATGTCGCGACGAATCGCAGCCACCGCGCGACAAGCTGCCAAGCAACCTGCCGACTTCGAGCAACGAATGCAGCGTGAGCTTGACGACTACGAGCCCCTATTCATGCAGGCCATTGCGCCCGCCATCGGTGCGATTCGCTGCTTGTCGAACGACAACACGCTCGCACCCGGCCCCATCGCACGCCGCCACGTCGCTTCGCTTCGCGACGAACTCAAGACCAATGACATTGAAGCAACCGTCTCGCGCTGGGAATCCAGTGCGACCGAACAAGCCAATAACATCCTGGGGATTGCCCTTTGA
- a CDS encoding HNH endonuclease: MKIELSKDAFSEIDDEFAEAVNQYKWSLHSKGYAYRQADIDGERRTILLHRYVMELAGREPGFRTDHINKDRLDNRLENLRAATASQNAVNSKLRANNKSGFRGVCWESGKWLAKIKVNYVPIRLGRFDDKIAAARAYDAAARAVWPDFAVLNFPESETLGMAA; this comes from the coding sequence ATGAAAATCGAACTAAGCAAAGACGCATTCAGCGAGATCGACGATGAGTTCGCCGAAGCAGTGAACCAATACAAATGGAGCCTTCACTCGAAAGGCTACGCATACCGCCAAGCCGACATTGATGGTGAGCGGCGGACAATTCTGCTTCACCGCTATGTGATGGAACTTGCGGGACGCGAGCCAGGCTTTCGCACTGACCACATCAACAAAGATCGCTTAGACAATCGGCTCGAAAATCTTCGGGCCGCCACAGCATCGCAAAACGCGGTGAACTCAAAATTGAGAGCAAACAACAAATCAGGCTTCCGTGGCGTCTGTTGGGAATCTGGGAAGTGGCTCGCGAAGATCAAAGTCAACTACGTGCCAATTCGCCTTGGTCGCTTCGACGACAAGATTGCGGCCGCAAGAGCGTATGACGCTGCGGCGCGAGCGGTGTGGCCAGACTTCGCCGTACTGAACTTCCCCGAATCTGAAACCCTTGGAATGGCGGCATAA
- a CDS encoding HK97-gp10 family putative phage morphogenesis protein gives MKGRVTLEGGAELNRKLKALDDKVSKKIVTKALRAGAKIILTAAKAAAPKQSGVLKKSLKVRAGKRKKGTVRFVVQTASGDFKGESYYAAFLEYGHKAGSRKLENRKDIPAKPYLGPAFDSKKEAAAKAIADSMRQGIKDAA, from the coding sequence GTGAAAGGTCGTGTCACTTTAGAAGGTGGCGCGGAACTCAACCGGAAACTGAAAGCACTCGATGACAAGGTGTCGAAGAAAATCGTCACCAAAGCGCTTCGCGCTGGCGCGAAGATCATTCTCACGGCAGCCAAAGCCGCAGCGCCCAAACAATCCGGGGTGCTGAAAAAGAGCCTCAAGGTTCGCGCGGGCAAACGCAAAAAAGGCACCGTTCGCTTCGTCGTGCAAACGGCATCGGGCGACTTCAAGGGCGAATCGTACTACGCCGCCTTCCTCGAATACGGTCACAAGGCTGGCTCTCGCAAGCTCGAAAACCGCAAAGACATCCCCGCTAAACCCTACCTTGGCCCCGCTTTCGACTCGAAGAAAGAGGCAGCCGCCAAGGCCATCGCCGATTCTATGCGGCAGGGCATCAAAGACGCTGCATGA
- a CDS encoding phage terminase small subunit P27 family produces MTRGRPRKPTADLILEDKFRRDRHGEPSEVWIPAGAPQMPDWLSPDAKALWQSIVPALANRGVATSVDAAELGALCDWFARYRAASRALDAVTDIKSTDYYRLQILAGAAFKNFSTTASKFGLNPSDRARLQIEGTDQSKDELLAFAKD; encoded by the coding sequence ATGACACGCGGACGACCCCGCAAACCCACCGCTGATCTGATTCTCGAAGACAAGTTTCGCCGTGACCGACACGGTGAACCATCGGAAGTCTGGATTCCAGCGGGCGCACCGCAGATGCCGGATTGGCTGAGCCCTGACGCGAAGGCGCTCTGGCAATCCATCGTCCCCGCTCTCGCCAATCGCGGCGTGGCCACCAGCGTTGACGCTGCTGAACTTGGCGCGCTTTGCGATTGGTTCGCCCGCTACCGCGCTGCCAGCCGCGCGCTCGATGCCGTGACCGACATCAAGAGCACCGACTATTACCGCCTGCAAATCTTGGCAGGCGCTGCTTTCAAAAACTTCTCCACGACCGCCAGCAAGTTCGGGCTGAATCCGTCAGACCGCGCCCGCCTCCAGATCGAAGGCACCGATCAATCGAAGGATGAGCTTCTCGCATTTGCCAAGGATTAA
- a CDS encoding phage major capsid protein, whose product MQDCINDSFASFALVACYDGGNSPKPLREKRAHLAKQAEAILNKATDEARALTAEEQTQFDKIHADVDALKATIDAIERQDATSADLEDVEREAPPGEPTGEQRSQALKTWLMSGVQSATAEQRNIASRCGVDVNRSELNLRFARTAPRTREEARALSTTTTAGGYTVPQGFQRTLEEALLAYGAMREVATVMRTDGFGDLPMPTVNDTAQKGALLAENTAASEQDIAFGQLILQAYKYSSKMIRVSVELLQDSAFNLEEYLGRALGERIGRITNDHFTTADGSSKPNGIVTAATLGKTGANGQTTSVTYADLVDLQHSVDPAYRSNAVFMFNDSTLKAIKKLVDSQNRPLWSAGMASGDPDTILGCRYVINQSMPTMATSAKSILYGDCSKYIIRDASDIQLVRLNERYGEYHQVGFLAFARCDGDLLDAGTNPVKYYANSAS is encoded by the coding sequence ATGCAAGATTGCATCAACGATTCGTTCGCTTCGTTTGCCTTGGTCGCCTGTTACGACGGTGGCAATAGTCCGAAGCCCCTGCGCGAAAAGCGAGCCCATCTCGCCAAGCAAGCCGAAGCCATTCTAAACAAGGCCACCGATGAAGCTCGCGCCCTGACTGCTGAAGAGCAGACTCAGTTCGACAAGATTCACGCCGATGTGGATGCCCTCAAGGCAACCATCGACGCCATCGAGCGACAAGACGCCACGAGCGCCGATCTCGAAGACGTGGAACGCGAAGCCCCACCGGGCGAGCCGACCGGTGAGCAACGCAGCCAAGCCCTCAAGACCTGGCTGATGAGCGGCGTGCAAAGCGCCACTGCTGAGCAACGCAACATTGCCAGCCGTTGTGGCGTTGACGTGAACCGTAGCGAACTAAATCTCCGGTTCGCCCGCACGGCCCCGCGAACCCGCGAGGAAGCTCGCGCCCTTTCCACTACGACCACGGCTGGTGGTTACACCGTGCCGCAAGGTTTTCAGCGCACGCTCGAAGAGGCATTGCTCGCCTATGGTGCGATGCGCGAAGTCGCCACCGTGATGCGGACGGATGGCTTCGGCGATTTGCCGATGCCGACGGTGAATGATACCGCTCAGAAGGGCGCGCTTCTCGCTGAGAACACGGCTGCTTCAGAGCAAGACATTGCCTTCGGTCAACTCATCCTGCAAGCCTACAAGTACAGCAGCAAGATGATTCGTGTCAGTGTCGAGCTTCTGCAAGACAGCGCGTTCAATCTGGAAGAGTATCTCGGCCGCGCTCTCGGCGAACGAATTGGTCGCATCACGAACGATCACTTTACAACCGCTGACGGCAGCAGCAAGCCGAACGGCATCGTGACTGCCGCGACTCTTGGCAAGACCGGCGCGAACGGCCAAACGACCAGCGTCACTTACGCTGACTTGGTCGATTTGCAGCACAGCGTTGACCCGGCCTACCGTAGCAACGCGGTATTCATGTTCAACGATTCGACTTTGAAGGCCATCAAGAAGCTTGTCGATTCACAGAATCGTCCGCTGTGGTCCGCTGGTATGGCAAGCGGTGATCCTGACACCATCCTTGGTTGCCGTTACGTCATCAACCAGTCGATGCCAACGATGGCCACCAGCGCCAAGTCGATTCTTTACGGCGACTGCTCGAAGTACATCATCCGCGATGCAAGCGACATTCAGCTTGTCCGGCTGAACGAACGCTACGGCGAGTATCACCAAGTCGGCTTCCTGGCCTTCGCCCGCTGCGATGGTGACTTGCTCGATGCCGGTACTAACCCGGTGAAGTACTACGCCAACAGCGCTTCTTAA
- a CDS encoding terminase large subunit — translation MDTLTKRWILNAADERAVANGCRFDEKRGQKVVSFFERFLHLYEGEFAGQRFVPQDWQADLLMRCFGWVRPSDHWQRDVRRFRKASIFVPKKNGKSPLGAGVGLYLLTGDGEQGQKVFSAARDGVQARIMHEHAMRMVQLSPSLSKHCKINKSTGRIAFLPTASTYSILAGDNINSQEGLNGSVVIDEIHVVSSQLASVLEHMGASRAESLQFEISTAGNNPEGYGRKQYEYGKSVERGDFHDDQFLFVAYEAPQDCTDEDIETKPEIWQAANPSWGVTINEEEFRSSLNRAKRSLTDWSNFCMYRLNRWQASANPWLKQDDWSKCARNFSADDLQGMPCWLGLDLSKTRDLTAAVLVFPDADGETFWQLPYFFLPEEEAKAKNHLAPFLEWANDGYLELTPGNVLDYRHVLRRIAELSKQFDIQGVAYDKTYAEELTQTLEEEHGIERFVFEQSWRNFASGTADYERLVIGGKFFHPNHPLLSWQANHCEVKTDSNLNKRPVKPPHNSIKKIDGVVAGIMALSAAIARPATHSVYDQKGAVLAL, via the coding sequence ATGGACACGCTGACGAAGCGTTGGATTCTCAACGCTGCGGACGAGCGTGCTGTCGCCAATGGCTGCCGGTTTGATGAGAAACGCGGACAGAAAGTAGTCTCGTTCTTCGAGCGATTTTTACATCTATACGAAGGAGAGTTCGCGGGTCAGCGGTTCGTTCCGCAAGACTGGCAAGCGGATCTCCTGATGCGCTGCTTTGGTTGGGTGCGCCCTTCCGATCACTGGCAGCGCGACGTGCGCCGATTCCGCAAAGCAAGCATCTTCGTCCCAAAGAAAAACGGTAAGTCGCCGCTTGGTGCTGGCGTCGGCTTGTACTTGCTGACCGGTGACGGTGAGCAAGGGCAGAAAGTCTTCTCGGCAGCGCGTGACGGCGTGCAAGCGCGAATCATGCACGAGCACGCCATGCGAATGGTTCAGCTTTCGCCATCGCTTAGCAAGCACTGCAAGATCAATAAGAGCACTGGCCGCATAGCATTCCTGCCAACGGCATCGACCTACTCGATTCTCGCAGGCGACAACATCAATTCCCAAGAGGGATTGAATGGCTCTGTTGTGATCGACGAAATCCACGTCGTCAGTTCTCAGCTTGCCTCCGTGCTGGAACACATGGGCGCCTCTCGTGCTGAGTCACTGCAATTTGAAATCAGCACCGCCGGTAATAACCCCGAAGGATACGGTCGCAAGCAATACGAATACGGCAAATCGGTCGAGCGTGGTGACTTCCACGACGACCAGTTTCTCTTCGTCGCTTACGAAGCCCCACAAGACTGCACCGACGAAGACATTGAAACCAAGCCAGAAATCTGGCAAGCAGCTAACCCGTCGTGGGGCGTAACGATCAACGAAGAAGAGTTCCGCTCTTCACTCAACCGCGCCAAGCGGTCGCTCACCGACTGGTCGAACTTCTGCATGTACCGGCTCAACCGCTGGCAAGCGTCGGCGAACCCGTGGCTAAAGCAGGATGATTGGTCAAAGTGTGCCCGCAACTTCTCAGCCGATGACCTGCAAGGAATGCCTTGCTGGCTCGGACTGGACCTATCAAAAACACGTGACTTGACTGCAGCCGTGCTGGTCTTTCCCGATGCCGATGGTGAGACGTTCTGGCAGTTGCCGTACTTCTTTCTTCCCGAAGAAGAAGCCAAGGCAAAGAACCATCTGGCTCCATTCCTCGAATGGGCGAACGATGGCTACCTGGAACTGACACCCGGCAATGTGCTCGACTATCGCCATGTTCTGCGGCGTATCGCTGAACTCAGCAAGCAGTTCGACATTCAAGGTGTGGCCTACGACAAGACCTATGCCGAAGAACTGACTCAAACGCTCGAAGAAGAACACGGCATTGAACGCTTTGTCTTTGAGCAATCGTGGCGCAACTTCGCTAGTGGCACCGCCGATTACGAGCGGCTCGTCATCGGTGGCAAGTTCTTCCACCCGAATCATCCGCTGCTGTCCTGGCAAGCCAATCACTGCGAAGTGAAGACCGACAGCAATCTAAACAAGCGCCCGGTCAAACCGCCCCACAACTCGATTAAGAAAATCGACGGCGTGGTGGCTGGCATCATGGCGCTTTCCGCCGCAATCGCGCGGCCAGCAACTCATTCCGTTTACGATCAGAAGGGAGCGGTCCTTGCTCTTTGA
- a CDS encoding phage head closure protein — MKAGSLRHLVEIQKPLERQTEYGETETTWHRVATCDASITPLSAREFFAAQQVQADVSHRIVVRYVPCIGPLMRVVWCHRIFHIESVINTDERGVMLELLCKETV, encoded by the coding sequence ATGAAAGCGGGTTCCCTGCGGCATTTAGTTGAAATCCAAAAGCCGCTCGAACGACAAACCGAATACGGCGAAACGGAAACAACCTGGCATCGCGTGGCAACGTGCGATGCGTCAATCACGCCACTGTCAGCGCGCGAGTTCTTCGCCGCTCAGCAAGTTCAAGCCGATGTCTCACATCGCATCGTGGTTCGCTACGTCCCATGCATCGGCCCGCTGATGCGTGTGGTGTGGTGCCATCGCATCTTCCACATCGAGTCCGTCATCAATACCGATGAACGCGGCGTGATGCTGGAACTGCTCTGCAAGGAGACCGTGTGA